From Vicia villosa cultivar HV-30 ecotype Madison, WI unplaced genomic scaffold, Vvil1.0 ctg.000843F_1_1, whole genome shotgun sequence, the proteins below share one genomic window:
- the LOC131631569 gene encoding uncharacterized protein LOC131631569, with translation MGTEILLPQDCLHERIRVPPASFSRRRTYGNCHNQYNNYGNGNSNTFYGATNSGRINRRPVVRPEQRKRERRPSFDDLKIAKGSELVMEKVMILRRGESLDSKMNSEGLKKEGDDLVVIGTQRLGPDPNMVPKQIRIVDFKTGCEVYAGSAFAMSPSPSALPIPSFQRKFAPVAVDDSATRDLRRLLRIA, from the coding sequence ATGGGAACGGAAATTTTGCTACCACAGGATTGTTTGCATGAACGCATCAGAGTTCCTCCGGCGAGTTTTTCCCGGCGAAGAACTTATGGAAATTGCCATAATCAATATAACAATTATGGAAATGGCAATAGTAATACTTTTTATGGCGCAACAAACTCCGGGAGGATTAACCGGAGACCGGTTGTTCGACCGGAGCAGAGAAAACGTGAGAGAAGACCTAGCTTCGATGATTTGAAGATTGCGAAAGGTAGTGAATTGGTGATGGAGAAGGTGATGATTCTCCGGAGAGGCGAATCGCTTGATTCGAAGATGAACAGCGAGGGTTTGAAGAAGGAAGGTGACGATTTGGTTGTCATCGGAACACAAAGACTTGGACCCGACCCGAATATGGTTCCTAAACAGATCCGGATCGTTGATTTCAAGACCGGTTGCGAAGTTTACGCCGGATCCGCGTTCGCGATGTCACCGTCGCCGAGCGCCCTTCCGATACCGTCTTTTCAGAGGAAGTTTGCGCCGGTGGCCGTCGACGACTCCGCTACGCGGGATCTGAGACGTCTCCTCCGTATTGCATGA